In one window of Cupriavidus necator N-1 DNA:
- a CDS encoding NUDIX hydrolase, which translates to MSSDWNASVTVAAVIERGGRFLLVEEETADGLRLNQPAGHLDPGESLIRAVIRETLEETAHTFEPRALLGCYMGRSLSSRTGTDVTYVRFAFTGDLGSLDAGRQLDTGIVRTVWMSAEELRACPERHRSPLVMACVNDYLAGKRFALDALYTHPSALAAAVPLGVQL; encoded by the coding sequence ATGTCAAGTGACTGGAATGCCAGCGTGACCGTTGCCGCCGTGATCGAGCGCGGTGGACGCTTTCTGCTGGTCGAAGAGGAAACCGCCGACGGGCTGCGCCTGAACCAGCCCGCCGGGCACCTGGACCCGGGCGAGAGCCTGATCCGCGCCGTGATCCGCGAAACCCTGGAAGAGACCGCGCACACCTTTGAGCCGCGCGCGCTGCTGGGCTGCTACATGGGCCGTTCGCTGTCGTCGCGCACCGGCACCGATGTGACCTATGTGCGCTTTGCCTTTACCGGCGACCTCGGCTCGCTCGACGCCGGCCGCCAGCTCGATACCGGCATCGTGCGCACGGTCTGGATGAGCGCGGAAGAACTGCGCGCCTGCCCGGAGCGTCACCGTTCGCCGCTGGTGATGGCCTGCGTCAACGACTACCTGGCCGGCAAGCGCTTTGCGCTGGACGCCTTGTACACGCACCCGTCGGCGCTGGCCGCGGCCGTCCCGCTGGGAGTGCAGCTGTGA
- the mnmA gene encoding tRNA 2-thiouridine(34) synthase MnmA, which produces MSGAGKRVVVGMSGGVDSSVTAWLLKQQGYEVIGLFMKNWEDDDDSEYCSTRQDWLDVVSVADLIGVDVEAVNFAAEYKDRVFADFLREYSAGRTPNPDVLCNAEIKFKAFLDHAMSLGAETIATGHYARVRQNAAGRFELLKALDHTKDQSYFLHRLNQAQLSRTLFPLGEIPKTRVREIAAEIGLPNAKKKDSTGICFIGERPFRDFLNRYLPTKPGPMKAPEGKVVGEHIGLAFYTLGQRKGIGLGGSRDGNGDAWYVARKDMANNTLYVVQGHDHPWLLTPVLTASDLSWVAGEPPAAGAPMAAKTRYRQSDAACTVQAVDGDALTLGFAEAQWAVTPGQSAVLYDGDICLGGGIIQ; this is translated from the coding sequence GTGAGTGGTGCGGGAAAACGTGTCGTCGTGGGCATGTCGGGCGGGGTCGATTCATCGGTGACCGCGTGGCTGCTCAAGCAGCAGGGCTACGAGGTCATCGGCCTGTTCATGAAGAACTGGGAAGACGATGACGACAGCGAGTACTGCTCCACGCGCCAGGACTGGCTGGACGTGGTGTCGGTGGCCGACCTGATCGGCGTTGACGTGGAGGCGGTCAACTTTGCCGCCGAGTACAAGGACCGGGTCTTTGCCGACTTCCTGCGCGAATACTCCGCCGGGCGCACGCCCAACCCGGACGTGTTGTGCAATGCCGAGATCAAGTTCAAGGCCTTCCTCGACCATGCCATGTCGCTGGGGGCGGAAACCATCGCCACCGGCCACTATGCGCGCGTGCGGCAGAACGCGGCCGGCCGGTTCGAGCTGCTCAAGGCGCTCGACCATACCAAGGACCAGAGCTACTTCCTGCACCGGCTGAACCAGGCGCAGCTGTCGCGCACGCTGTTCCCGCTGGGCGAGATCCCCAAGACGCGCGTGCGCGAGATTGCCGCCGAGATCGGCCTGCCGAACGCGAAAAAGAAGGACTCCACCGGCATCTGCTTTATCGGCGAGCGCCCGTTCCGCGATTTCCTGAACCGCTACCTGCCGACCAAGCCGGGCCCGATGAAGGCGCCCGAGGGCAAGGTCGTGGGCGAGCATATCGGCCTGGCCTTCTACACGCTGGGCCAGCGCAAGGGCATTGGCCTGGGCGGCAGCCGCGACGGCAACGGCGATGCCTGGTATGTGGCGCGCAAGGATATGGCGAACAATACGCTTTACGTGGTGCAGGGCCACGACCACCCGTGGCTGCTGACGCCGGTGCTGACCGCGTCGGACCTGTCCTGGGTGGCCGGCGAGCCGCCTGCCGCGGGCGCGCCGATGGCGGCCAAGACGCGCTACCGCCAGAGCGATGCCGCCTGCACGGTGCAGGCGGTGGACGGCGACGCGCTGACGCTCGGGTTTGCCGAGGCGCAATGGGCGGTTACTCCCGGCCAGTCGGCGGTGCTGTATGACGGCGACATCTGTCTGGGCGGCGGCATCATCCAGTAA
- a CDS encoding YceI family protein, translating to MKLRFLVAAVAAISATAAFGVASANTVTYNLDPTHTYPSFEADHLGGLSTWRGKFDKSSGVVTLDRAAKAGSVEVKIDPASIDFGNAKLNQHAKGPDMFDVEAFPEAVYKGKFSKFKGDVPTEVDGMLTLRGVSKPVKLEIRDFKCIQHPMLKREACGADAVGHFNRADFGLDYGVKMGFKPEVKLAIQVEGVRAD from the coding sequence ATGAAACTGCGTTTCCTCGTTGCCGCCGTCGCGGCCATTTCCGCAACTGCCGCTTTCGGCGTGGCTTCGGCCAATACCGTGACGTACAACCTCGATCCGACCCACACCTACCCGAGCTTCGAGGCCGACCACCTGGGCGGCCTGTCGACCTGGCGCGGCAAGTTCGACAAGTCCAGCGGCGTGGTCACGCTGGACCGTGCCGCCAAGGCGGGCTCGGTCGAGGTCAAGATCGACCCGGCTTCGATCGATTTCGGCAATGCCAAGCTGAACCAGCACGCCAAGGGCCCGGACATGTTCGACGTGGAAGCCTTCCCCGAGGCCGTCTACAAGGGCAAGTTCTCCAAGTTCAAGGGCGACGTGCCGACCGAGGTTGACGGCATGCTGACGCTGCGCGGCGTGTCCAAGCCGGTTAAGCTGGAAATCCGCGACTTCAAGTGCATCCAGCACCCGATGCTCAAGCGCGAAGCCTGCGGCGCCGACGCCGTGGGCCATTTCAACCGTGCCGACTTCGGCCTGGACTATGGCGTGAAAATGGGCTTCAAGCCCGAGGTCAAGCTCGCCATCCAGGTGGAAGGCGTGCGCGCGGACTGA
- the purB gene encoding adenylosuccinate lyase — MTSSSLSPLTALSPIDGRYAAKADALREWLSEAAFMRNRVKVEVHWLIALAQAGLPDMPKFSAASEAALLALVDKFSEADAARIKEIEAVTNHDVKAVEYWLKEQVKGNAELEAASEFIHFACTSEDINNTSHGMMLKGAREGVVVPALKRVHARLVELARLNAAQPMLSRTHGQPASPTTLGKEMANVAARLARAIQRIEQVELLGKMNGAVGNYNAHLSAYPTFDWEAFSKQVIETRLGLAFNPYTIQIEPHDYMAELFDAIARANTILLDLNRDVWGYISLGYFKQKTKAGEIGSSTMPHKVNPIDFENSEGNLGLANAVLRHLSEKLPLSRWQRDLTDSTVLRNIGVAFGYSLLAYEACLRGLGKLETNPERLDEDLDNCWEVLAEPVQTVMRRFGVPNPYEQLKELTRGKGISREALQTFINGLAIPDDAKKLLLDMTPASYIGKAVVLAERI, encoded by the coding sequence ATGACCTCCTCTTCGCTTTCGCCGCTCACCGCCCTGTCCCCGATCGATGGCCGTTACGCCGCCAAGGCCGATGCGCTGCGCGAATGGCTGTCCGAGGCCGCTTTCATGCGCAACCGCGTCAAGGTCGAGGTGCACTGGCTGATCGCGCTGGCGCAGGCCGGCCTGCCCGACATGCCGAAGTTTTCGGCCGCCTCCGAGGCCGCGCTGCTGGCGCTGGTGGACAAGTTCAGCGAGGCCGATGCCGCCCGCATCAAGGAAATCGAAGCCGTCACCAACCATGACGTGAAGGCGGTCGAGTACTGGCTCAAGGAACAGGTCAAGGGCAACGCCGAGCTGGAAGCCGCCAGCGAGTTCATCCACTTCGCCTGCACCTCGGAAGACATCAACAACACCTCGCACGGCATGATGCTCAAGGGCGCCCGCGAGGGCGTGGTGGTGCCGGCGCTCAAGCGCGTGCACGCCCGCCTGGTCGAGCTGGCCAGGCTCAATGCCGCGCAGCCGATGCTGTCGCGCACTCACGGCCAGCCGGCCAGCCCGACCACGCTGGGCAAGGAAATGGCCAACGTGGCCGCGCGCCTGGCGCGCGCGATCCAGCGCATCGAGCAGGTCGAGCTGCTGGGCAAGATGAACGGCGCGGTGGGCAACTACAACGCCCACCTGTCGGCCTACCCGACCTTCGACTGGGAAGCCTTCTCGAAGCAGGTGATCGAGACCCGCCTGGGCCTGGCCTTCAACCCCTACACCATCCAGATCGAGCCGCACGACTACATGGCCGAGCTGTTTGACGCGATCGCCCGCGCCAACACCATCCTGCTCGACCTGAACCGCGACGTCTGGGGCTATATCTCGCTGGGCTATTTCAAGCAGAAGACCAAGGCCGGCGAAATCGGCTCGTCGACCATGCCGCACAAGGTCAACCCGATCGACTTCGAGAACTCCGAAGGCAACCTGGGCCTGGCCAACGCGGTCCTGCGCCACTTGTCCGAGAAGCTGCCGCTGTCGCGCTGGCAGCGCGACCTGACCGATTCGACCGTGCTGCGCAATATCGGCGTGGCCTTCGGCTACAGCCTGCTGGCCTATGAGGCCTGCCTGCGCGGCTTGGGCAAGCTGGAAACCAACCCCGAGCGCCTGGACGAAGACCTGGACAACTGCTGGGAGGTGCTGGCCGAGCCGGTGCAGACCGTGATGCGCCGCTTCGGCGTGCCCAACCCGTACGAGCAGCTCAAGGAGCTGACCCGCGGCAAGGGCATCTCGCGCGAGGCGCTGCAGACCTTCATCAACGGCCTGGCGATCCCCGACGACGCCAAGAAGCTGCTACTGGACATGACGCCCGCCAGCTATATCGGCAAGGCCGTGGTGCTGGCCGAGCGCATCTGA
- a CDS encoding YceI family protein translates to MKRNSRRGSLVIAAVLAASGIAANLAWAQVDAAKSSVTAVARQIGVPMEGKFKKFDAAVSFDPAKLATSSAKVEIDVSSFEIGDAETTKEVKGKDWFDAAKYPKAVFQSTSIKNGTPGKYDVAGKLTIKGKTVDVVVPATYRQEGAVQVFEGALPIKRTVFNIGDGEWKDTSVVADDVQIKFRIVLAKK, encoded by the coding sequence ATGAAACGCAATTCCCGCCGCGGCTCGCTCGTCATCGCCGCCGTCCTGGCCGCCTCCGGCATTGCCGCCAACCTGGCCTGGGCGCAGGTTGACGCCGCCAAGAGCTCGGTGACCGCGGTCGCGCGCCAGATTGGCGTGCCGATGGAAGGCAAGTTCAAGAAGTTCGATGCCGCGGTCAGCTTCGACCCGGCCAAGCTGGCGACCTCGTCGGCCAAGGTCGAGATCGATGTGTCCAGCTTCGAGATCGGCGACGCCGAGACCACCAAGGAAGTGAAGGGCAAGGACTGGTTTGACGCCGCCAAGTACCCCAAGGCCGTGTTCCAGTCCACCAGCATCAAGAACGGCACGCCGGGCAAGTACGACGTGGCCGGCAAGCTGACCATCAAGGGCAAGACCGTGGACGTGGTGGTGCCCGCCACCTACCGCCAGGAAGGCGCGGTCCAGGTGTTTGAGGGCGCGCTGCCGATCAAGCGCACGGTCTTCAATATCGGCGACGGCGAATGGAAGGACACTTCCGTGGTGGCCGACGACGTGCAGATCAAATTCCGTATCGTGCTGGCCAAGAAGTAG
- a CDS encoding cytochrome b: MRSTANAPTGYGATAIALHWVIALAIFAAFGLGLYMTGIPGLTPTKLKLYSWHKWLGVTIFAVAVLRVLWRATHAAPPAAPGTPAWQARAAAGAHHLLYLLIVIVPISGYLYSSAAGVPVVYLGLWKMPALLEKNDELKEVLKFVHIWLNYLMAAVVVVHAAAAVKHQFVDRDGTLGRMLPFLR; this comes from the coding sequence ATGCGTTCTACCGCCAATGCCCCCACCGGCTACGGTGCCACCGCGATCGCCTTGCACTGGGTCATTGCGCTGGCGATCTTCGCCGCGTTCGGGCTCGGCCTGTACATGACGGGCATTCCGGGGCTGACGCCGACCAAGCTCAAGCTCTACTCCTGGCACAAGTGGCTGGGCGTGACGATCTTCGCGGTTGCCGTGCTGCGCGTGCTGTGGCGTGCAACCCATGCGGCACCGCCGGCGGCGCCCGGCACGCCGGCCTGGCAGGCCAGGGCTGCGGCCGGCGCCCATCACCTGCTGTACCTGCTGATCGTGATCGTGCCGATCAGCGGCTACCTCTACAGCTCGGCCGCGGGCGTGCCGGTGGTCTACCTGGGCCTGTGGAAGATGCCGGCGCTGCTGGAAAAGAACGACGAACTGAAAGAAGTACTGAAATTTGTCCATATCTGGCTGAACTACCTGATGGCGGCTGTGGTCGTTGTCCATGCAGCGGCGGCGGTCAAGCACCAGTTCGTCGACCGCGACGGCACGCTGGGCCGGATGCTGCCGTTCCTGCGCTGA
- a CDS encoding glutathione S-transferase C-terminal domain-containing protein, with amino-acid sequence MKLYASRTSPYARKVRVVMAEKKIECQLIEEDVWSPETRIGQFNPLGKVPCLVMEDGGAIFDSRVIVEYVDTLTPVGRMIPQGGRERLEVRCWEALADGLLDAALLVRLEATQREPHERSERWVQRQRGKIDAALVAMAHGLADRPFCTGTHYSLADVAVGCALSYLDFRFPEIAWRESHPNLAALEEKLSKRQSFIDTEPPRG; translated from the coding sequence ATGAAGCTGTATGCGTCCCGGACCAGTCCCTACGCGCGCAAGGTGCGCGTGGTGATGGCCGAGAAAAAGATCGAGTGCCAGCTCATCGAAGAGGATGTCTGGTCGCCCGAGACCAGGATCGGCCAGTTCAACCCGCTCGGCAAAGTGCCTTGCCTGGTCATGGAAGACGGCGGCGCGATCTTCGATTCGCGCGTGATCGTCGAATATGTCGACACCTTGACGCCGGTCGGCCGGATGATCCCGCAGGGCGGGCGCGAGCGCCTGGAAGTCCGCTGCTGGGAGGCGCTCGCCGACGGCCTGCTCGACGCTGCGCTGCTGGTGCGCCTGGAGGCAACCCAGCGCGAGCCGCACGAGCGCAGCGAGCGCTGGGTGCAACGCCAGCGCGGCAAGATCGACGCGGCGCTGGTGGCCATGGCGCACGGCCTGGCCGACCGCCCCTTCTGCACTGGCACGCACTATTCGCTGGCCGACGTGGCGGTGGGCTGCGCGCTGTCCTACCTGGACTTCCGCTTCCCCGAGATCGCCTGGCGCGAGAGCCATCCCAACCTGGCGGCGCTGGAGGAAAAGCTGTCCAAACGCCAGTCGTTTATCGATACGGAGCCGCCGCGCGGCTGA